A genomic segment from Neobacillus sp. YX16 encodes:
- a CDS encoding SDR family oxidoreductase, with protein sequence MKNLFDLTGKTAVAVGGNGVLGSAMAKGLADHGAKVAIVGRNLETAEAVVKEIIENGGEAKAFQADVSSKDSLVKVANEIEQWSGGWDILLNAPGTNSPTPFFELDMDEYDKIMDINLKGIVMTCQIFAKRMIEQERKGSIINISSVSSTTPLSRVFTYSVSKAGLNSVTQFLAREFATSGIRVNAIIPGFFPAEQNRKILDKDRIASIMGHTPMERFGEAEELQGTTVFLASEQASSFVTGALIRVDGGFGAMTI encoded by the coding sequence ATGAAAAATTTATTCGATTTAACAGGAAAAACAGCGGTAGCAGTTGGCGGTAACGGTGTATTAGGTTCAGCAATGGCAAAGGGTTTGGCGGATCACGGTGCGAAAGTAGCGATTGTTGGCCGTAACTTAGAAACAGCAGAAGCAGTTGTGAAAGAAATTATTGAAAATGGCGGGGAAGCCAAGGCATTCCAAGCAGATGTTAGTTCAAAGGATTCTTTGGTTAAAGTGGCAAATGAAATTGAACAATGGTCAGGCGGCTGGGATATTCTATTGAATGCACCAGGCACCAACAGCCCAACTCCATTTTTTGAATTAGATATGGACGAGTACGATAAAATTATGGATATTAACTTAAAAGGTATTGTCATGACTTGCCAGATCTTTGCTAAACGTATGATTGAGCAAGAAAGAAAAGGAAGTATTATCAATATTTCATCCGTTTCTTCTACAACTCCTTTATCAAGAGTATTTACGTATTCTGTTTCAAAAGCAGGACTTAATAGTGTCACTCAATTCCTAGCTCGTGAATTTGCAACAAGCGGGATTCGTGTCAATGCCATTATTCCAGGGTTCTTCCCAGCAGAACAAAACCGTAAAATTTTGGATAAAGACAGAATTGCATCCATTATGGGTCATACTCCTATGGAACGCTTTGGAGAGGCTGAAGAACTTCAAGGCACTACAGTATTCCTTGCCTCTGAACAAGCTTCTAGCTTTGTGACTGGCGCTCTTATTCGAGTAGACGGCGGTTTTGGAGCCATGACAATTTAA
- the larE gene encoding ATP-dependent sacrificial sulfur transferase LarE produces MLTEKYKKLQSILQEMETVVVAFSGGVDSTFLLKAAVETLGEEHVLAVTADSETYPSSELLEAKELAERIGVKHQVIETSELAIPGYAENNKNRCYFCKSSLFDHLIPVMEEKGFNNVIYGVIADDMNEHRPGMQAAKEKGIRGPLLEANLFKQEIRELSQQFNLPTWDKPSFACLSSRIAYGEYITKEKLTNVEKAEAYLKSLNIRQVRVRTHQEIARIEVEPNDMKIVLEHHDSIVRELQDYGYKYITLDLLGYKSGSMNKVLSNLG; encoded by the coding sequence ATGTTAACAGAGAAATATAAGAAATTACAGTCGATTCTCCAAGAAATGGAAACAGTGGTTGTAGCATTCTCAGGTGGTGTGGATAGTACTTTTTTATTAAAAGCAGCTGTTGAGACATTAGGTGAAGAACATGTTCTTGCTGTAACAGCCGACTCGGAAACCTATCCCTCTAGTGAGCTTTTAGAGGCAAAAGAATTAGCTGAAAGAATCGGAGTCAAACACCAAGTGATTGAAACCTCTGAATTAGCGATTCCTGGTTACGCAGAGAATAATAAGAATCGATGCTATTTTTGTAAAAGCAGTTTATTTGATCATTTGATTCCTGTAATGGAAGAAAAGGGTTTTAATAATGTTATCTATGGTGTGATTGCAGACGACATGAACGAACATCGTCCAGGTATGCAAGCGGCTAAGGAAAAGGGAATACGCGGGCCATTGCTTGAAGCAAACCTATTCAAACAAGAAATAAGGGAGCTTTCACAGCAGTTTAATCTGCCAACCTGGGATAAACCTTCGTTTGCTTGTTTATCTTCAAGAATTGCTTACGGAGAGTACATCACAAAAGAAAAGCTGACCAATGTTGAAAAAGCAGAAGCTTACCTAAAGAGCTTGAATATTCGTCAAGTACGGGTTAGAACGCATCAAGAAATTGCGAGGATTGAAGTAGAGCCGAATGATATGAAGATCGTTCTCGAACATCACGATTCGATTGTCAGAGAGCTCCAAGATTACGGCTATAAATATATTACATTAGATTTACTCGGATATAAGAGCGGCAGTATGAATAAAGTTCTTTCAAATCTAGGTTAG
- a CDS encoding gluconokinase produces the protein MPREFVIGLDIGTTSVKACVFHLNGKLASEAEKMNTFQYPQQGWSEQDPVEIERSAVLAIREAIEKAGVEKDDLIALGFSAAMHSLICVHEDGRPLSPAIIWADGRSTGQAETIKKTIGSHVYAKTGTPIHPMTPFLKLLWMKETKYQPYFEATFFMSIKEYLIQCWFNERVIDYSMASATGLFNPQTLEWEQELLELTGIKKEQLSEIVPPTKVLAGLDREIAEEMGINPEMPFVMGAADGQLANLGIGAILPGEVAVSVGTSGAIRQINQGVKIDENQETFCYSFTADSSIVGGPTNNGGIVLQWLKDLLNDQRDFKDFLGDAEKVAPGAEGILFLPYLNGERAPIWNQEAKGNFYGVSITHKKEHFIRAVLEGITFNLYQIGKALERLAGEPKKIYVNGGLARSPLWLQMMADIFEAEIFVSESHHSAAWGAAWTALVGIGKVDSFDEIKKNIPMGSGVAPNKENSKRYKAIYENYEKLAKEMVKFF, from the coding sequence ATGCCAAGAGAGTTTGTAATTGGGCTTGATATCGGAACGACAAGTGTAAAAGCCTGTGTATTTCACTTAAATGGAAAATTAGCTTCAGAAGCAGAAAAAATGAACACCTTTCAATATCCCCAGCAAGGCTGGTCGGAACAAGACCCAGTTGAAATTGAGCGTTCAGCTGTCCTCGCCATTCGGGAAGCGATTGAAAAGGCAGGGGTCGAAAAGGATGATTTGATCGCTTTAGGATTTTCAGCTGCGATGCATTCCCTTATTTGTGTTCACGAAGACGGAAGACCTCTGTCTCCTGCCATTATTTGGGCGGATGGCAGAAGCACAGGACAAGCAGAAACCATAAAGAAAACGATTGGAAGCCATGTTTACGCAAAAACAGGAACACCAATCCATCCGATGACTCCGTTTTTAAAATTACTATGGATGAAAGAAACAAAATATCAGCCTTACTTTGAAGCGACTTTCTTTATGTCGATAAAAGAGTATTTAATTCAATGCTGGTTTAATGAACGTGTAATCGATTATTCTATGGCGTCAGCGACAGGATTATTCAATCCTCAGACTCTTGAATGGGAACAGGAATTGCTCGAGTTAACAGGTATTAAGAAGGAACAGTTATCCGAAATCGTTCCTCCAACAAAAGTGTTAGCGGGTCTAGATAGAGAAATTGCTGAGGAAATGGGAATTAATCCAGAAATGCCATTTGTAATGGGTGCTGCCGACGGCCAGCTGGCGAACCTTGGGATTGGAGCAATTTTACCTGGTGAAGTTGCGGTTTCCGTTGGTACAAGCGGTGCAATCAGACAAATCAATCAAGGGGTAAAAATTGATGAAAATCAAGAAACATTTTGTTACTCCTTTACAGCAGATTCATCGATTGTAGGCGGTCCGACAAATAACGGCGGTATCGTTTTACAATGGTTAAAAGATCTTCTAAATGACCAAAGGGATTTTAAGGATTTCTTAGGGGATGCAGAAAAGGTTGCTCCTGGTGCAGAGGGAATTCTATTCCTGCCTTACTTAAATGGGGAAAGAGCGCCAATCTGGAATCAAGAGGCAAAAGGCAATTTTTATGGAGTTTCGATTACCCATAAAAAAGAGCATTTTATTCGAGCAGTCCTTGAAGGAATCACTTTTAATCTCTATCAAATCGGGAAAGCGCTGGAAAGGCTGGCGGGCGAGCCTAAAAAAATCTACGTTAACGGTGGATTGGCAAGGTCACCGCTCTGGCTGCAAATGATGGCTGACATTTTTGAAGCGGAAATTTTTGTCTCAGAAAGTCATCACAGTGCCGCATGGGGAGCTGCATGGACCGCTTTAGTGGGCATTGGTAAAGTGGATTCTTTTGATGAAATCAAAAAGAATATTCCAATGGGCAGTGGTGTTGCACCTAATAAAGAAAACAGTAAACGATATAAAGCGATATATGAAAACTATGAAAAGCTTGCTAAGGAAATGGTAAAGTTTTTCTAA
- the larB gene encoding nickel pincer cofactor biosynthesis protein LarB, with protein sequence MLEEILEQVQKGTLTVAEAKEQLATFENLGFAKVDHHRKKRQGFPEVVYGEGKTAEQIISIIQALRARNNQVMVTRISEEKAAIVKRACPEFTYNEIAQILFWKEQKTNENTHGYIAIVAAGTSDLRVAEEAAVTAEILGSSVHRIYDVGVAGIHRLLSHAEEIQKATVSVVVAGMEGALPSVVGGLVSHPVIAVPTSVGYGANFNGLSALLTMLNSCASGISVVNIDNGFGGGYNAVLIHQLAQKGERNEDTLL encoded by the coding sequence ATGCTTGAAGAGATTTTGGAACAAGTTCAAAAAGGTACCCTCACGGTTGCCGAAGCAAAAGAACAATTAGCGACATTTGAAAATCTAGGTTTTGCAAAGGTAGACCATCATCGAAAGAAACGGCAGGGCTTCCCGGAAGTCGTCTATGGCGAAGGGAAAACAGCAGAACAAATTATATCGATTATTCAAGCACTAAGGGCAAGGAATAATCAGGTTATGGTAACAAGAATCTCGGAGGAAAAAGCAGCAATCGTTAAGCGAGCTTGTCCTGAATTTACTTATAATGAAATTGCTCAGATTCTATTTTGGAAAGAGCAAAAAACAAACGAGAACACTCACGGATACATAGCAATTGTTGCTGCAGGAACCTCCGATTTAAGGGTCGCAGAAGAAGCAGCGGTTACCGCAGAAATACTAGGAAGCAGCGTCCATCGAATTTATGATGTCGGCGTAGCTGGGATTCATCGTTTACTTAGTCATGCTGAAGAAATTCAAAAGGCGACGGTCTCTGTAGTGGTAGCCGGGATGGAAGGGGCACTTCCGAGTGTAGTGGGAGGACTCGTTTCCCATCCTGTAATCGCCGTACCTACGAGTGTCGGCTATGGGGCTAACTTTAACGGGTTATCGGCTTTGCTGACGATGCTGAATTCATGTGCTTCTGGAATCAGTGTTGTCAATATTGATAATGGTTTTGGCGGAGGGTATAACGCCGTATTAATACATCAACTTGCACAAAAAGGGGAAAGAAATGAAGACACTTTACTTTGA
- the larC gene encoding LarC family nickel insertion protein, translating to MKTLYFDCFSGVSGDMVIGALIDAGADPVKLAEELKKLKIENEYELKWKKVIKNGITSTKFDVVLVNHDYEHTHTHDHTHDHGPSHTHDHNHAHEHTHSHDHDHTHDHTHDHGPSHTHDHNHAHEHTHSHDHDHAHEHTHSHDHDHAHEHTHSHDHDHAHGHTHSHDHDHAHGHTHSHDHDHDHEHTHSHDHDHDHDHHHHHDHRSYKDIVRLIEEADFSQQVKDTALKIFKKIGEAEGHIHGVPLENVHFHEVGAVDSIIDIIGAAILIHQLEISVIKSSPIPVGTGKIRIDHGIYPVPAPATLEILKGIPIEHSEVRFELTTPTGAAIIAVLAEEFCAIPSMKVSSIGYGAGTKTFKDRPNVVRVIIGE from the coding sequence ATGAAGACACTTTACTTTGATTGTTTTTCAGGAGTAAGCGGGGATATGGTTATTGGGGCTCTCATTGATGCAGGTGCGGACCCGGTCAAATTAGCAGAAGAATTAAAGAAGCTTAAAATAGAAAATGAATATGAATTGAAATGGAAAAAGGTCATTAAGAATGGGATTACAAGCACAAAGTTTGATGTGGTTCTAGTTAATCATGACTATGAACACACTCATACCCATGACCACACTCATGATCATGGGCCCTCTCATACCCATGATCACAATCATGCCCATGAACACACACATAGCCATGACCACGATCATACCCATGACCACACTCATGATCATGGGCCCTCTCATACCCATGATCACAATCATGCCCATGAACACACACATAGCCATGACCACGATCATGCCCATGAACACACACATAGCCATGACCACGATCATGCCCATGAACACACACATAGCCATGACCACGATCATGCCCATGGACACACACATAGCCATGACCACGATCATGCCCATGGACACACACATAGCCATGACCACGATCATGATCATGAACACACACATAGCCATGACCACGATCATGACCATGATCACCATCACCATCATGACCATCGCTCGTATAAAGATATTGTTAGACTAATTGAAGAGGCTGATTTTTCTCAACAAGTGAAAGATACGGCTTTGAAGATTTTTAAAAAAATTGGTGAAGCGGAAGGGCATATTCATGGAGTACCTTTGGAGAATGTTCATTTCCATGAAGTGGGTGCAGTAGATTCAATTATCGATATTATTGGGGCAGCCATTTTAATCCATCAGTTAGAAATATCCGTTATTAAATCTTCACCAATTCCAGTGGGAACGGGAAAAATTCGTATCGACCATGGAATCTATCCAGTACCTGCACCTGCAACCCTCGAGATTTTGAAAGGAATCCCGATTGAACACTCAGAGGTGAGATTTGAGCTTACTACACCAACTGGGGCAGCAATTATCGCGGTTCTGGCCGAGGAATTTTGCGCTATTCCTTCAATGAAAGTTAGCTCAATAGGTTATGGTGCCGGCACAAAAACCTTTAAAGACCGTCCTAATGTTGTTCGAGTCATCATTGGCGAATAG
- the larC gene encoding nickel insertion protein, whose amino-acid sequence MSSHPPNYEHLDDQMIKMEVNLDNIPGEWLGYVMDQLFEAGANDVFYTPIYMKKNRPGILLQLLCSLESVSKMKEILFKETTTLGVRYYPLTVHRLERVFKKVETEWGTVTVKEGILNGQVVQRAPEYEECKSLARLHDIPLKKVYERVWKEIDTY is encoded by the coding sequence ATGAGTTCTCACCCTCCTAATTATGAACATCTTGATGATCAAATGATTAAAATGGAAGTTAACTTAGACAATATTCCTGGAGAATGGCTTGGTTACGTAATGGACCAACTTTTCGAGGCGGGGGCAAATGACGTTTTTTATACCCCCATCTATATGAAAAAAAACAGACCAGGAATCTTGCTTCAACTCCTCTGTTCACTAGAAAGTGTAAGTAAAATGAAGGAAATACTTTTTAAGGAAACAACAACACTAGGTGTCCGGTATTATCCGTTAACCGTCCACCGTTTAGAAAGAGTATTCAAAAAGGTAGAAACCGAGTGGGGAACCGTAACCGTAAAAGAAGGGATCCTCAATGGCCAAGTCGTGCAGCGGGCACCGGAGTATGAGGAATGTAAGAGCCTTGCACGACTCCACGATATTCCATTAAAAAAGGTCTATGAGCGGGTTTGGAAGGAAATAGATACCTATTAG
- a CDS encoding TRAP transporter small permease has product MDYIKKVFKAIDFIFEKFTLLFLVALIFVVTTQVMTRKLFNFVFFWSEEITLLLLAWFAFMAIAIGFREYIHLGIDSFTNLFPKSFNKVLDKIISASVFAFGYYLVVQGWEFTLLTAESTLPATKLPSSITYLAMPITGAMICGYSLLQFFNINTTRHKDLEEGL; this is encoded by the coding sequence TTGGATTATATTAAAAAGGTGTTTAAAGCTATCGACTTTATTTTCGAAAAATTCACTTTACTATTTTTAGTAGCGTTGATTTTTGTAGTAACAACACAAGTTATGACACGGAAATTATTTAATTTTGTATTCTTTTGGTCTGAAGAAATTACCCTGTTACTGCTTGCATGGTTCGCCTTCATGGCCATTGCGATAGGTTTTAGGGAGTATATTCATTTAGGTATTGATTCCTTTACCAATCTATTTCCTAAATCTTTTAATAAAGTCTTAGATAAAATCATTAGTGCTTCTGTTTTTGCTTTTGGTTATTACCTCGTAGTCCAGGGGTGGGAATTTACATTGTTGACGGCGGAATCGACTCTGCCAGCAACAAAACTTCCTAGTAGTATCACATATCTGGCGATGCCAATCACAGGTGCTATGATCTGCGGTTACTCGCTCCTGCAATTCTTCAATATAAACACAACAAGACATAAGGATTTGGAGGAGGGTTTGTAA
- a CDS encoding TRAP transporter large permease, whose translation MDTNTIGIIILLSSFVILVLLRFPIALTLVASSLLTVIYMKIPLPVIGQQMVQGMNSFSLLAIPFFILTGQIMSEGGLALRIVNFASLLVGRIRGGLAMVNSVAALFFGNISGSAVADVSSVGSVMIPMMKKKGYEADYAVGVTIASAIQGVVVPPSHNLVLYSLAAGGVSIASLFMAGIVPGFIMLISLMITGYIIARKRGYQKADPVPRSQIGGILFHGLLSLSPAVIILGGIMSGWFTATESGALACLYSFILAFVIYREAPISSIWKILTNTMRTVSMVFFLIAASASFGWILAYLQIPAMVTDLFLSVSDNPIVILLIINILLLLLGAPMDMAPMILIMTPILLPVVTSFGMDPVHFGIVLILNAGIGLLTPPVGTVLFVGAAIGKVSIQQATKAMMPFFYALLVVLLIITYIPEVVMWLPNMLVE comes from the coding sequence ATGGACACGAACACAATCGGAATTATTATTTTACTTTCAAGCTTTGTTATTCTAGTTCTGCTTCGTTTTCCGATTGCTCTTACGCTTGTGGCTTCGTCCTTGCTAACAGTAATCTATATGAAGATTCCGCTTCCGGTTATTGGCCAGCAAATGGTTCAAGGAATGAACTCCTTTTCCCTGCTAGCCATCCCATTCTTTATCCTGACAGGACAAATTATGAGTGAAGGGGGACTGGCATTAAGAATCGTAAATTTTGCGAGTTTACTAGTGGGAAGAATACGCGGTGGACTTGCAATGGTAAATAGTGTGGCTGCCTTGTTCTTTGGCAACATCTCAGGGTCCGCAGTCGCAGACGTTTCATCAGTCGGATCTGTCATGATTCCAATGATGAAAAAGAAAGGGTATGAAGCAGATTATGCTGTTGGTGTTACCATCGCATCTGCTATCCAAGGTGTAGTTGTACCTCCGAGTCATAACTTGGTCCTTTACTCGTTAGCTGCCGGGGGCGTATCCATCGCCAGTCTATTTATGGCAGGTATTGTACCTGGATTCATTATGTTAATTTCTCTTATGATTACTGGTTATATTATTGCTAGAAAACGAGGATATCAGAAAGCGGACCCAGTACCTAGATCACAAATCGGCGGAATTCTCTTTCACGGTCTTTTATCTTTAAGTCCAGCTGTCATTATCCTGGGCGGAATCATGAGTGGCTGGTTTACGGCTACTGAGTCCGGTGCGTTGGCTTGCTTATATTCATTTATTCTAGCATTTGTCATTTATAGAGAAGCACCAATCTCAAGTATTTGGAAAATACTCACAAATACAATGAGGACGGTTTCAATGGTCTTTTTCTTAATAGCAGCATCCGCCTCCTTTGGCTGGATCCTTGCCTATTTGCAAATCCCTGCTATGGTGACAGACCTGTTCTTAAGTGTTTCAGATAATCCAATTGTTATTTTATTGATTATTAATATCTTATTGCTTCTTCTAGGTGCACCAATGGACATGGCTCCAATGATTTTGATTATGACACCGATTCTTCTTCCTGTTGTTACGAGTTTTGGCATGGACCCTGTCCATTTCGGGATTGTCCTTATCTTAAACGCAGGTATTGGCTTATTGACACCGCCAGTTGGAACCGTTCTATTTGTCGGAGCGGCGATTGGAAAAGTCTCGATCCAGCAAGCAACGAAAGCCATGATGCCATTTTTCTATGCTTTACTAGTTGTTCTGTTAATTATCACCTATATTCCAGAGGTTGTAATGTGGCTTCCAAATATGTTAGTCGAGTAG
- a CDS encoding TRAP transporter substrate-binding protein, producing the protein MISKKFTGILAATLLMGTILAACGGKETTNTKSEGNKEEEKPSYTFRLADNQPPDYPTVLGDKKFAELVEERSDGRIKIEVYPSAQLGDEKSVLEQVQLGAIEFTRINSSPLAEFNNQFTPLGLPYVFESEDHLWNFLNGDMGTKLLDGLEQSKMKGLAYYDSGSRSFYSTKPLENVEDLKGQKIRVQQSKINIDFMAALGASATPMPYGEVFSALQTGIIDGAENNLPSLDSSNHYQEAKNLILDHHQRIPEVLLISKVAWDKLSEEDQKIVKQAALDSVETQRAEWDKYEERSEKKLKDAGVTFNEIKDLKPWTNAVKPMVDEYTKEYKEVMDAIEEARP; encoded by the coding sequence TTGATAAGCAAAAAGTTTACTGGTATTTTAGCCGCAACACTTTTAATGGGCACAATCCTTGCTGCATGCGGCGGGAAAGAAACAACTAACACTAAAAGTGAGGGGAACAAGGAAGAAGAAAAACCATCTTATACGTTCCGCTTAGCTGACAATCAGCCGCCAGATTATCCGACTGTTCTTGGTGACAAAAAGTTTGCTGAATTAGTTGAGGAAAGATCAGATGGCCGTATCAAAATTGAAGTCTATCCATCTGCACAATTAGGCGATGAAAAATCAGTACTTGAACAGGTTCAGCTTGGGGCCATTGAGTTTACTCGAATCAATTCTAGTCCACTTGCTGAATTCAATAATCAGTTTACACCGCTGGGACTTCCTTATGTATTTGAGAGTGAAGATCATCTTTGGAACTTCTTAAATGGAGACATGGGAACGAAATTACTAGATGGACTTGAGCAATCTAAGATGAAAGGTTTAGCCTACTACGATTCTGGTTCACGTAGTTTCTACTCAACAAAGCCTCTTGAAAATGTAGAGGATTTAAAAGGACAAAAGATTCGTGTTCAACAAAGTAAAATCAATATTGATTTCATGGCTGCCTTAGGAGCAAGTGCTACTCCAATGCCATATGGAGAAGTATTTAGTGCCCTTCAAACAGGAATTATTGATGGAGCAGAAAATAACCTGCCAAGTTTAGATTCATCTAACCATTATCAAGAAGCTAAAAACTTGATACTTGACCATCACCAACGTATACCTGAAGTTCTTTTAATTAGTAAAGTAGCATGGGATAAGCTTTCAGAAGAAGACCAAAAGATTGTTAAACAAGCAGCTCTTGATTCTGTTGAAACACAAAGAGCAGAGTGGGATAAATATGAAGAACGTTCTGAAAAGAAATTAAAAGATGCAGGTGTAACATTCAACGAAATCAAAGATCTTAAACCTTGGACAAATGCTGTAAAGCCTATGGTTGATGAGTATACAAAAGAGTATAAAGAAGTAATGGATGCGATTGAAGAAGCACGTCCATAA
- a CDS encoding sensor histidine kinase: protein MQQRWGKAKKIIARYILLKNQSLMMKLCIFSSFLVIIPLLSVGIISYNRSSVELENELRQHSGQVIDQVESHIEYYLQDFEITSLKIINSPELSSLFKKEKSNHVVESARNTLRNAAYSRADISNITVLVDDDIVIDTLGLRNYYPSTNIKEEYWYSSVPLNGMTMLVTRTLKLKNKEQPVISLVRRLYNPDTLMPVGMLIIDINFRRIEEISNKVTVSRNGYFFILDAKGHYVYHPDYSKLGKKVEFSQLSQLQNNESSTQILKNDRKDFVTYTYSPNIGWSFFTAVPYKDLTGGIIQIGRTIVLTIIISLMIAYTVGFGFATSLIRPIRRLQKFMKEVEIGNLSGRVPVESNDEIGQLSAGFNNTVEKLSNLLEEVYISKLKETEMSLKQKEIEIKMLQSQMNPHFLYNSLETIRGMALEEGQEHIATMSFSLAMLLRYNLKNDSSTVSLGEEIKFCHTYLQIQKFRFEDRFEYEIDIPPWAIEQQVVKFSLQPIVENCFVHAYGQSFQKFKITISVVSHSESTFTIRIEDTGAGIPNYKLDELTRKLEQKTTNSDGKHIGLLNVHQRIHYVFGAEYGLAIRSQLESGTVVEMQLPMKEMTEGRDIG, encoded by the coding sequence ATGCAGCAGCGATGGGGAAAAGCAAAAAAAATTATTGCACGATATATTCTGTTAAAGAATCAATCACTCATGATGAAGCTTTGCATTTTTTCCAGCTTTCTCGTAATCATTCCTTTGCTTTCAGTGGGAATTATATCCTATAACCGCTCTTCCGTAGAATTGGAAAATGAGCTCCGCCAACATAGTGGACAGGTTATTGATCAAGTAGAATCACATATTGAATATTATTTACAAGATTTTGAGATTACAAGCTTAAAAATTATCAACTCCCCTGAATTATCCAGCCTTTTTAAAAAAGAAAAAAGTAATCATGTGGTGGAATCAGCCAGGAACACACTAAGAAATGCGGCGTATTCTCGAGCTGATATTTCCAATATAACTGTGTTGGTGGATGATGATATTGTCATTGATACTTTGGGGCTGCGGAATTACTATCCTTCAACCAATATAAAAGAAGAATATTGGTATTCATCCGTACCATTAAACGGAATGACAATGCTAGTAACGAGAACGCTTAAACTTAAAAATAAAGAGCAGCCGGTTATATCACTTGTCAGGAGATTATACAATCCTGATACGCTTATGCCTGTAGGAATGCTCATTATAGATATAAACTTCAGAAGGATTGAGGAAATCTCAAATAAAGTAACAGTTAGCAGGAATGGTTATTTTTTCATCTTAGATGCAAAAGGGCATTATGTTTATCATCCTGATTATTCAAAGCTTGGAAAAAAGGTTGAATTTAGTCAGCTTTCACAACTTCAAAATAACGAAAGCAGTACACAAATATTAAAGAACGACCGAAAGGATTTTGTAACCTATACCTATTCCCCAAATATAGGCTGGAGTTTCTTTACGGCTGTGCCCTATAAAGATTTAACAGGGGGAATTATTCAAATCGGAAGAACGATTGTTTTGACGATTATCATCTCATTAATGATTGCCTACACAGTGGGATTCGGATTTGCAACAAGCTTGATCCGCCCGATACGACGCCTGCAGAAGTTTATGAAGGAAGTTGAAATTGGAAACCTTAGCGGTCGAGTTCCAGTAGAATCAAATGATGAAATTGGTCAGTTATCGGCTGGATTTAACAATACAGTTGAAAAACTATCCAATTTACTTGAAGAAGTATATATCTCTAAACTAAAAGAAACTGAAATGTCACTCAAACAGAAAGAAATTGAAATAAAGATGCTGCAGTCTCAGATGAACCCACACTTTTTATACAACTCACTTGAGACGATTAGAGGGATGGCATTAGAAGAGGGTCAGGAACATATTGCAACCATGTCCTTTTCTCTAGCAATGCTTCTCCGATACAATCTAAAAAATGATTCGTCCACTGTAAGTCTAGGAGAAGAAATTAAGTTTTGTCATACGTATCTTCAGATTCAGAAATTCCGTTTTGAAGATCGATTCGAGTATGAGATTGATATTCCTCCATGGGCAATAGAACAGCAGGTAGTCAAGTTTTCACTTCAGCCGATAGTTGAAAATTGCTTCGTTCATGCCTATGGGCAAAGCTTTCAAAAATTCAAAATTACCATATCAGTAGTTTCCCATTCTGAATCTACTTTTACGATTCGAATAGAAGATACAGGTGCTGGTATTCCGAATTACAAGTTAGACGAACTTACAAGGAAGCTTGAGCAGAAGACGACAAACTCAGATGGGAAACATATTGGATTACTAAATGTCCACCAAAGAATTCATTATGTGTTTGGTGCGGAGTATGGACTTGCAATCAGAAGTCAATTGGAATCCGGCACAGTGGTCGAGATGCAGCTGCCTATGAAGGAAATGACAGAGGGAAGGGATATTGGATGA